In a genomic window of Sulfurimonas denitrificans DSM 1251:
- the napG gene encoding ferredoxin-type protein NapG, translating to MAILTKSHLKKMNNKMQSDRRKFILRMARGAGIAALGGFVWSAYVDEVTASQLLLRPPGAIKEEDFLKTCIKCGLCVEACPYNTLLLAKPGDHKPLGTPYFIPRDVPCYMCPDIPCVPVCPTGALDEASVTTNGKLDINISEMGLAVIDRETCIAFWGIQCDACYRACPILGHAISVEYNKNERTGKHAYLTPVVHADACTGCGLCEKACVTEKASIFVLPKEVAMGKAGNYYIKGWDKNDEKRLEDATEIKTKTEISKESAIDSLNDTGGLYK from the coding sequence ATGGCTATTTTGACTAAAAGCCATCTAAAGAAGATGAATAACAAAATGCAAAGTGATAGAAGAAAATTTATTCTTAGAATGGCTAGAGGAGCTGGTATTGCTGCTTTAGGTGGATTTGTATGGAGTGCGTATGTTGATGAAGTAACAGCATCACAGCTCTTGCTTCGTCCACCTGGTGCCATAAAAGAGGAAGATTTTTTAAAAACATGTATAAAGTGTGGGCTTTGTGTTGAAGCTTGTCCTTATAATACTCTATTGCTTGCAAAACCAGGTGATCATAAACCTCTAGGGACTCCATATTTTATTCCTAGAGATGTTCCTTGTTATATGTGCCCAGATATTCCTTGTGTTCCTGTATGTCCTACAGGTGCACTTGATGAAGCTAGTGTTACAACTAATGGCAAACTAGACATAAATATATCAGAGATGGGACTTGCAGTAATTGACAGAGAGACATGTATTGCTTTTTGGGGAATTCAGTGTGATGCATGTTATAGAGCATGTCCAATTTTGGGTCATGCTATAAGTGTTGAATACAACAAAAACGAAAGAACTGGAAAACATGCATACTTAACACCTGTTGTTCATGCTGATGCATGTACTGGCTGTGGACTTTGTGAAAAAGCTTGTGTAACTGAGAAAGCTTCTATTTTTGTACTTCCAAAAGAGGTTGCAATGGGTAAAGCTGGAAACTATTACATCAAAGGCTGGGATAAAAACGATGAGAAACGTTTAGAAGATGCTACTGAGATAAAAACAAAAACAGAAATAAGCAAAGAGAGTGCGATTGACTCTTTAAATGATACGGGAGGTTTATACAAATGA